Within the Aeromicrobium sp. Root236 genome, the region CACAGGACGTACTGGAACGACATCGCCCACCTGAAGGCCGACGGTGTGTAGGCGGTCGAGGAGCCCGGGGTGCGCCAGTCGAGGATCACGCCGATCGCGACGACGAGCACGAGGCTCGCGACGAACCCGGCCTGGTTGACGATCGCCGTGGCGCTGCCGAGCCGATCGGCCGGGTTGGACGTACGCGCGAGGTCGAAGCCGATCATCGACGCCGGACCGCCGACGCCCATCACGATGACGAGCACCACCAGCAGCCCCAGCGGGGCGGGTCCGTGCCAGGCCAGCACGACGGTCCAGACCGCGACGATCGTGGCGAGGATGCCGAGCACGATCGTCGAGCGCTGCCACGGATGACGCGTGATCGCCCACCCCAGGACGGGCCCGGCGCTCATCACCGCCACGACCATCAGCGTCAGCAGCAACCCGGCGACGTGGTCGGACCGACCCTCCCCGCGTACGAAGAACGGGTAGCCCCACAGCAGGCCGAACGTCGTCGCGCTGAACTGGGTCGTGAAGTGCATCCAGAAGCCCAGCCGCGTGCCCGGTTGCGCCCACGAGGCGCTGAGACTGTGCCGGATGCCGCTCAGCGACAGGGCCGCGCCGCTGACGGAGCGGGCAGCCGGCGCGTCACGGACGACGGCCAGCAAGGCGAGCGTCAGGACCACCCCCAGCGACGCCGCGATGAGGTAGGACTTCGTCCAGCCCAGCTCGCGCAGCGCCACCGTCATCGGCACGGCCGCGATGATCGCACCGAGTTGGCCCGTGACGCCGGTCAGCTGTGTGATGAGGGGTACGCGGCGCGGCGCGAACCAGGTGTTGACCAGCCGCAGCACACAGATGAACGTCATGGCGTCGCCGACCCCGACGAAGACCCGCGCGACGAGCGCCCAGGCGTACGTGTCGGCGAACGCGAAGCCGGCCTGGGCCAGAGTCAAGGTGATGGCGCCCGTCAGCAGCACCCGCCGCGGGCCGAACCGGTCGACCAGCAGCCCGACGGGGATCTGCATGCCGGCGTAGACCAGCAGCTGCAGCATCGTGAACGTCGCCAGCTGGGCGGCCGAGATGTCGAACCGCTCCGTCGCGGCAAGACCGGCGACGGCGAGGGACGAGCGGTGGAACACCGCGAGGAGATAGACCAGGAGGGCGACGACCCAGACCGCGTATGCGCCGGGATGGCGGCTCTCGGCAGGGTGGCTCACCGATCCAGTTTAGGGCGCTC harbors:
- a CDS encoding nitrate/nitrite transporter, encoding MSHPAESRHPGAYAVWVVALLVYLLAVFHRSSLAVAGLAATERFDISAAQLATFTMLQLLVYAGMQIPVGLLVDRFGPRRVLLTGAITLTLAQAGFAFADTYAWALVARVFVGVGDAMTFICVLRLVNTWFAPRRVPLITQLTGVTGQLGAIIAAVPMTVALRELGWTKSYLIAASLGVVLTLALLAVVRDAPAARSVSGAALSLSGIRHSLSASWAQPGTRLGFWMHFTTQFSATTFGLLWGYPFFVRGEGRSDHVAGLLLTLMVVAVMSAGPVLGWAITRHPWQRSTIVLGILATIVAVWTVVLAWHGPAPLGLLVVLVIVMGVGGPASMIGFDLARTSNPADRLGSATAIVNQAGFVASLVLVVAIGVILDWRTPGSSTAYTPSAFRWAMSFQYVLWFLGLAQIWRYRVKSRAKVMAEEPEAYGRTRG